The proteins below are encoded in one region of Corynebacterium sphenisci DSM 44792:
- the dut gene encoding dUTP diphosphatase: MDHATTPGPAALRVRRLDPDLPLPERAHPDDAGIDLRAAADVTLAPGRRALVGTGIAIALPAGTVGLVHPRSGLAAKHGLSIVNAPGTVDAGYRGEIKVCLVNLDPAEPIRIRRGDRIAQLVVQRVELCPVVEVDALEDTARGAGGHGSTGVG, translated from the coding sequence ATGGACCATGCCACGACCCCGGGCCCCGCCGCGCTGCGGGTGCGCCGCCTCGACCCCGATCTGCCGCTGCCCGAGCGGGCGCACCCCGACGACGCCGGAATCGACCTGCGCGCCGCCGCCGACGTCACCCTGGCCCCGGGGCGGCGCGCCCTGGTCGGCACCGGCATCGCCATCGCGCTGCCCGCGGGCACCGTCGGCCTGGTGCACCCCCGCTCCGGGCTGGCCGCGAAACACGGGCTGTCCATCGTCAACGCCCCGGGCACCGTGGACGCCGGCTACCGCGGCGAGATCAAGGTCTGCCTGGTGAACCTGGACCCGGCGGAGCCGATCCGGATCCGCCGCGGCGACCGGATCGCGCAGCTGGTGGTGCAGCGGGTGGAGCTGTGCCCGGTGGTGGAGGTCGACGCCCTCGAGGACACCGCCCGGGGCGCCGGCGGGCACGGATCCACCGGCGTGGGCTGA
- a CDS encoding inositol monophosphatase family protein produces the protein MGTSSQSPVPATGAGGADPARLRETARLVAAAAADLVRRRRAELGSAGLRAGAATKSTASDPVTAVDRESEGLIRGLLAALRPGEPILGEEGGGPAGAGAGVTWVVDPIDGTVNFLYGIPAYGVSVAAEVEGAAVAGAVADVAGGRVFHAARCAGAAVDLPDGTSRPLACATPRDLGTSLVATGFGYAADRRAAQAAVLAALLPEVRDIRRVGSAALDLCLLAAGAVDCFYEHGLNRWDYSAGALIAAEAGAEVALPRSGSPVVAAAPAVAGAFRAALAAAGGAGPLPGAGG, from the coding sequence ATGGGCACATCCTCTCAATCCCCCGTCCCGGCGACCGGCGCGGGCGGCGCCGATCCGGCCCGGCTGCGCGAGACCGCGCGGCTGGTCGCCGCGGCCGCCGCGGACCTGGTGCGCCGCCGCCGCGCCGAACTCGGATCGGCCGGCCTGCGCGCCGGGGCGGCCACCAAGTCCACCGCCTCCGATCCGGTCACCGCCGTGGACCGGGAATCCGAGGGGCTCATCCGGGGGCTGCTGGCGGCGCTGCGCCCCGGGGAGCCGATCCTCGGCGAGGAGGGCGGCGGCCCGGCCGGGGCCGGAGCCGGGGTCACCTGGGTGGTGGACCCCATCGACGGCACCGTGAACTTCCTCTACGGGATCCCCGCCTACGGGGTGAGCGTCGCCGCGGAGGTCGAGGGGGCGGCGGTGGCCGGGGCCGTGGCCGACGTCGCCGGCGGCCGGGTCTTCCACGCCGCCCGGTGCGCCGGGGCGGCGGTGGATCTCCCCGATGGCACCAGCCGCCCGCTGGCCTGCGCCACCCCCCGGGATCTCGGCACCTCCCTGGTGGCCACCGGCTTCGGCTACGCCGCGGACCGGCGCGCCGCCCAGGCGGCGGTGCTCGCCGCGCTGCTGCCCGAGGTCCGCGACATCCGCCGGGTGGGCTCGGCGGCGCTGGATCTGTGCCTGCTCGCCGCCGGCGCGGTGGACTGCTTCTACGAGCACGGGCTGAACCGCTGGGACTACTCCGCCGGGGCGCTCATCGCCGCGGAGGCCGGCGCCGAGGTGGCGCTGCCGCGGTCCGGCTCCCCGGTGGTGGCCGCCGCACCCGCGGTGGCCGGCGCCTTCCGGGCGGCGCTGGCCGCCGCCGGCGGGGCCGGGCCGCTGCCCGGGGCCGGCGGCTAG
- a CDS encoding DUF3710 domain-containing protein, whose translation MWPFGRKNDEPDEPAAPEAPGAPGAPEEAAAAEPAEPAPQAPAAGPFDVGEVSPEGFDFSDFAKAKLNLGSILLPVPRVGDVQVEMGPKGPTMLHLITPAGRITPVAFAAPTSGGQWAKAAAEIRDGLAEDQLDVADVPGPWGTEIYGTREGIAMRVIGVDGPRWMLRMTLSGPVDKAEELAEIGRGVVARTFVSRGDNPMPAGQPLPVTLPPEMARQIREAYEAQQRQQAGDTPAPGAAEQ comes from the coding sequence ATGTGGCCTTTCGGCAGGAAGAACGACGAACCCGATGAGCCGGCCGCCCCGGAGGCGCCCGGGGCCCCCGGGGCCCCGGAGGAGGCGGCGGCCGCGGAACCGGCGGAGCCGGCCCCGCAGGCCCCGGCGGCCGGGCCCTTCGACGTCGGCGAGGTCTCCCCGGAGGGCTTCGACTTCAGCGACTTCGCCAAGGCCAAGCTGAACCTGGGCTCCATCCTGCTGCCGGTGCCCCGGGTCGGCGACGTGCAGGTGGAGATGGGGCCGAAGGGCCCCACCATGCTGCACCTCATCACCCCCGCCGGCCGGATCACCCCGGTGGCCTTCGCCGCGCCGACCTCCGGGGGGCAGTGGGCGAAGGCCGCCGCGGAGATCCGCGACGGCCTCGCCGAGGACCAGCTCGACGTCGCCGACGTCCCCGGGCCCTGGGGCACCGAGATCTACGGCACCCGGGAGGGCATCGCGATGCGCGTGATCGGCGTCGACGGGCCCCGCTGGATGCTGCGGATGACCCTGTCCGGCCCGGTGGACAAGGCCGAGGAGCTCGCCGAGATCGGCCGTGGCGTGGTGGCGCGCACCTTCGTCAGCCGCGGCGACAACCCGATGCCCGCCGGGCAGCCGCTGCCGGTGACCCTGCCCCCGGAGATGGCCCGCCAGATCCGGGAGGCCTACGAGGCCCAGCAGCGTCAGCAGGCCGGGGACACGCCCGCCCCCGGCGCGGCGGAGCAGTGA
- a CDS encoding class I SAM-dependent RNA methyltransferase codes for MTEAPETVELRIDRPAQGGEFIARLAGRVVLVRGALPGETARVRLADPAAKLLRGTAEEILGASPHRREPGCPAAAAGAGCCDWDFIDPGYAAELKAAVVADALRRIGRLPEAPAPAATALAPATGWRTRTRLGVDDAGRAGLRRRRSRELITGVDCAQNAPGLTAGLGQPGTCPPGGELHAVLDAEGRRHLLHRAAPERGVRGRRRVRRPAATVLEGAACAPERVGGRVFEVPVDGFWQAHRAAAAHYAARVRDWLAPAPGEVAWDLYGGVGVLAAALAGGVGEAGRVLSVEAAAAAGPAGARALADLPVEFRTGLVEEAVPALPRPAAVVLDPPRTGAGAGTVAAIAAAGPGRVLHIGCDPATFARDLGAWAAAGYRVRRLEAVDAFPGTSHVEALALLEPGD; via the coding sequence ATGACCGAGGCACCCGAGACCGTGGAGCTGCGCATCGACCGGCCCGCCCAGGGCGGCGAGTTCATCGCCCGCCTCGCCGGGCGGGTGGTGCTGGTGCGCGGGGCGCTGCCCGGGGAGACCGCCCGGGTGCGGCTGGCCGACCCGGCCGCGAAACTGCTGCGGGGCACCGCCGAGGAGATCCTCGGCGCCTCCCCGCACCGCCGGGAGCCGGGCTGCCCCGCCGCCGCGGCGGGCGCCGGCTGCTGCGACTGGGACTTCATCGACCCCGGCTACGCCGCGGAGCTGAAGGCCGCGGTGGTCGCCGACGCGCTGCGCCGGATCGGCCGGCTGCCGGAGGCGCCGGCGCCGGCGGCCACCGCGCTGGCCCCGGCCACCGGCTGGCGCACCCGCACCCGGCTCGGCGTGGACGACGCGGGCCGGGCCGGGCTGCGCCGGCGCCGCTCCCGGGAGCTGATCACCGGGGTGGACTGCGCGCAGAACGCGCCCGGGCTCACCGCCGGCCTCGGCCAGCCGGGCACCTGCCCGCCCGGCGGGGAGCTGCACGCGGTGCTCGACGCCGAGGGGCGGCGGCATCTGCTGCACCGCGCCGCCCCGGAGCGCGGGGTGCGGGGCCGGCGCCGCGTCCGCCGTCCGGCGGCGACCGTGCTGGAGGGCGCCGCATGCGCCCCGGAGCGGGTCGGCGGGCGGGTCTTCGAGGTGCCCGTGGACGGGTTCTGGCAGGCCCACCGCGCCGCCGCGGCCCATTACGCCGCCCGGGTGCGCGACTGGCTGGCCCCGGCCCCCGGCGAGGTCGCCTGGGATCTCTACGGCGGGGTGGGGGTGCTCGCCGCCGCCCTCGCCGGGGGCGTCGGCGAGGCCGGCCGGGTGCTCAGCGTGGAGGCGGCCGCGGCGGCCGGCCCCGCCGGGGCGCGGGCCCTGGCGGATCTGCCGGTGGAGTTCCGCACCGGGCTGGTGGAGGAGGCCGTGCCGGCGCTGCCCCGGCCGGCCGCGGTGGTGCTGGACCCGCCGCGCACCGGGGCCGGCGCGGGCACCGTCGCCGCGATCGCCGCGGCCGGGCCGGGGCGGGTGCTGCACATCGGCTGCGATCCGGCGACCTTCGCCCGGGATCTGGGCGCCTGGGCGGCGGCCGGCTACCGGGTGCGCCGGCTGGAGGCGGTGGACGCCTTCCCCGGCACCAGCCATGTGGAGGCGCTGGCGCTGCTCGAGCCCGGCGACTAG
- a CDS encoding ABC transporter permease, protein MTRAPARPRPAADRGGPGRGRLFPPTLLLGLAGVAALIAASLLTGQYDVLGAADGAEMFAITRVPRTIALVLAGATMAMTGLVMQLITQNRFVEPTTTGTTEWAGLGLLATMILAPAAPIWVKMAVAIAAAFAGTMIFFAFLRTVTLRSSVIVPIVGMMLGAVVGGVSTFLALRANLLQSMGIWFAGSFTSVLRGQYEPLWLTLAILVAVFLTADRFTVAGLGEDVAVNVGLNYRAVVLLGTGLVAVAAGAVTVVVGNLPFLGLIVPNLVSLVRGDDLRANLPWVCLAGIAVVIVCDLIGRTIIAPFEVPVSLILAVVGAAVFITLLLRTREPAG, encoded by the coding sequence ATGACCCGAGCCCCCGCCCGCCCCCGGCCGGCCGCCGACCGCGGCGGACCCGGCCGCGGCCGGCTGTTCCCGCCCACCCTGCTGCTCGGCCTGGCCGGGGTGGCCGCGCTCATCGCGGCCAGCCTGCTGACCGGCCAGTACGACGTCCTCGGCGCCGCGGACGGCGCCGAGATGTTCGCCATCACCCGGGTGCCGCGCACCATCGCCCTGGTGCTGGCGGGGGCCACCATGGCGATGACCGGGCTGGTGATGCAGCTCATCACGCAGAACCGCTTCGTGGAGCCGACCACCACCGGCACCACCGAATGGGCCGGCCTCGGCCTGCTGGCGACGATGATCCTCGCGCCCGCGGCGCCGATCTGGGTGAAGATGGCGGTGGCCATCGCCGCCGCCTTCGCCGGCACCATGATCTTCTTCGCCTTCCTGCGCACCGTCACCCTGCGCTCCTCGGTGATCGTGCCCATCGTGGGCATGATGCTCGGCGCCGTGGTCGGCGGGGTGTCCACCTTCCTGGCGCTGCGCGCCAACCTGCTGCAGTCCATGGGCATCTGGTTCGCCGGCTCCTTCACCTCGGTGCTGCGCGGCCAGTACGAGCCGCTGTGGCTGACCCTGGCCATCCTGGTGGCGGTGTTCCTCACCGCCGACCGGTTCACCGTCGCCGGGCTCGGCGAGGACGTGGCGGTGAACGTGGGCCTGAACTACCGGGCGGTGGTGCTGCTCGGCACCGGGCTGGTCGCGGTGGCCGCCGGGGCGGTGACGGTGGTGGTCGGCAACCTGCCCTTCCTGGGGCTCATCGTGCCCAACCTGGTCTCCCTGGTGCGCGGCGACGACCTGCGCGCCAACCTGCCCTGGGTGTGCCTGGCCGGGATCGCCGTCGTCATCGTCTGCGATCTCATCGGGCGCACCATCATCGCCCCCTTCGAGGTGCCGGTGTCGCTGATCCTCGCCGTGGTCGGCGCCGCGGTGTTCATCACCCTGCTGCTGCGCACCCGGGAGCCGGCCGGATGA
- a CDS encoding HRDC domain-containing protein, whose amino-acid sequence MSTMLLRPEGGTPPVLATPEEVAGAAAALAAGRGPAAIDTERASAHVYDDRALLIQVKREGAGTFLVDPETHPGAVGALRPVLNRVPWIVHAAVSDLPCLAELGLAPPALFDTEIAGRLLGLPKVNLAALTEEFLGVSLAKGHGREDWSTRPLPEDWLDYAALDVELLAPLAEALGDALAELDRTDWLLDETAALLAEHPPAAEPRPGGPGHLAEAPDPGAWRRLKGISALRRPEQLAVARALWLERDRIARAEDRCPALVLPHPVIVDVAKALPADEAELGRVRGFPRRRAGAARRWQQVVDAARDTPRAQWPQPPRRTRGRPRHRDWPERFPGPAAALTALEAAVAEAAEGFGLDPATLVRGKLLRELAWLLGGGDGEAARPRDIAAVRAVLAAGGARPWQVDVVGDLAAAAVLLPAREPLPGA is encoded by the coding sequence ATGTCCACGATGCTGCTGCGCCCGGAGGGGGGCACCCCGCCGGTGCTCGCCACCCCGGAGGAGGTCGCCGGCGCCGCGGCGGCACTGGCCGCCGGCCGCGGCCCCGCCGCCATCGACACCGAGCGCGCCTCCGCGCACGTCTACGACGACCGGGCGCTGCTCATCCAGGTGAAGCGGGAGGGGGCGGGCACCTTCCTGGTGGACCCGGAGACCCACCCCGGGGCGGTCGGCGCACTGCGCCCGGTGCTCAACCGGGTGCCCTGGATCGTGCACGCCGCGGTCTCCGATCTGCCCTGCCTGGCGGAGCTGGGCCTGGCCCCGCCGGCGCTGTTCGACACCGAAATCGCCGGCCGGCTGCTCGGCCTGCCGAAGGTCAACCTGGCGGCCTTGACCGAGGAGTTCCTGGGCGTGTCCCTGGCCAAGGGCCACGGCCGCGAGGACTGGTCCACCCGCCCGCTGCCGGAGGACTGGCTGGACTACGCCGCCCTCGACGTGGAGCTGCTCGCCCCGCTGGCGGAGGCCCTCGGCGACGCCCTGGCGGAGCTGGACCGCACCGACTGGCTGCTCGACGAGACCGCCGCGCTGCTCGCCGAACACCCGCCGGCCGCCGAGCCCCGCCCCGGCGGGCCCGGCCATCTCGCCGAGGCCCCCGACCCCGGGGCCTGGCGGCGGCTGAAGGGGATCTCCGCGCTGCGCCGCCCGGAGCAGCTGGCGGTGGCCCGGGCGCTGTGGCTGGAGCGCGACCGGATCGCCCGCGCCGAGGACCGCTGCCCGGCCCTGGTGCTGCCCCATCCGGTGATCGTGGACGTGGCCAAGGCGCTGCCCGCCGATGAGGCGGAGCTGGGCCGGGTGCGCGGGTTCCCGCGCCGCCGGGCCGGCGCCGCGCGGCGCTGGCAGCAGGTCGTCGACGCCGCCCGGGACACCCCCCGGGCGCAGTGGCCGCAGCCGCCGCGGCGCACCCGCGGCCGGCCGCGGCACCGGGACTGGCCGGAGCGCTTCCCCGGCCCGGCGGCGGCGCTGACCGCCCTGGAGGCCGCGGTCGCCGAGGCCGCGGAGGGCTTCGGCCTGGACCCGGCGACCCTGGTGAGGGGGAAGCTGCTGCGGGAGCTGGCCTGGCTGCTCGGCGGCGGCGACGGCGAGGCCGCCCGCCCCCGGGACATCGCCGCGGTGCGCGCGGTGCTCGCCGCCGGCGGGGCCCGGCCCTGGCAGGTCGACGTGGTCGGCGATCTCGCCGCCGCGGCGGTGCTGCTGCCCGCCCGCGAACCCCTGCCCGGGGCCTAG
- a CDS encoding DUF3093 domain-containing protein: MSETTTNAGAPAAAYAERLWVPWWYWPVAFAGAGVCTAQVGFNRPFSWTLVGGAILFSLTVWILLTMSRTRLRVEVDGAGERWLHAGDAMLPASVVSRSLAVPKSAQRNALGRQLDPAAFLVTHGWVPDMVLLVLDDPDDPTPYWLVSTRRPDRLLEAFLGPDRASADAA; encoded by the coding sequence GTGAGCGAAACGACGACGAACGCGGGTGCGCCCGCCGCGGCCTACGCCGAGCGGCTGTGGGTGCCCTGGTGGTACTGGCCGGTGGCCTTCGCCGGGGCCGGGGTGTGCACCGCCCAGGTGGGCTTCAACCGCCCCTTCTCCTGGACCCTGGTGGGCGGGGCGATCCTGTTCTCCCTGACCGTGTGGATCCTGCTGACCATGTCGCGCACCCGGCTGCGGGTGGAGGTCGACGGGGCCGGGGAGCGCTGGCTGCACGCCGGGGACGCGATGCTGCCGGCCTCGGTGGTCTCCCGCAGCCTGGCGGTGCCGAAGTCCGCCCAGCGCAACGCCCTGGGCCGGCAGCTCGACCCGGCGGCCTTCCTGGTCACCCACGGCTGGGTGCCGGACATGGTGCTGCTGGTGCTCGACGATCCCGATGACCCCACCCCCTACTGGCTGGTGTCCACCCGCCGGCCGGATCGGCTGCTGGAGGCCTTCCTCGGCCCGGACCGGGCCAGCGCCGACGCGGCCTGA
- the ppgK gene encoding polyphosphate--glucose phosphotransferase, producing the protein MSENHAFGVDVGGSGIKGAVVDLDTGEFVGDRIKILTPRPATPDAVAETIVEILDRAGWAGPVGVTLPSVVRDQTAHLAANIDPSWVDTDCAGLFARHLPGREVCVLNDADAAGLAEARYGDERARAGSVVLLTFGTGIGSALLHDGELFPNTEFGHLIVDGKEAEHLASAAVKERKELSYPKWAKRVTKVLRAYEDLLWPTLFIVGGGISRKGHKWVPLLENRTPVVQAKLRNTAGIVGAAMAADQGLRP; encoded by the coding sequence ATGAGCGAAAATCACGCATTCGGCGTCGACGTCGGCGGGTCCGGCATCAAGGGCGCCGTGGTCGACCTGGACACCGGGGAGTTCGTCGGCGACCGGATCAAGATCCTCACCCCCCGGCCGGCCACCCCCGACGCGGTTGCGGAGACGATCGTCGAGATCCTCGACCGGGCCGGCTGGGCCGGCCCCGTGGGCGTCACCCTGCCCTCGGTGGTGCGCGATCAGACCGCGCACCTGGCCGCCAACATCGACCCCTCCTGGGTGGACACCGACTGCGCGGGGCTCTTCGCCCGGCACCTGCCCGGCCGGGAGGTGTGCGTGCTCAACGACGCCGACGCCGCGGGCCTGGCCGAGGCCCGCTACGGCGATGAGCGGGCCCGCGCCGGCTCGGTGGTGCTGCTCACCTTCGGCACCGGGATCGGCTCGGCGCTGCTGCATGACGGGGAGCTGTTCCCGAACACCGAGTTCGGCCACCTCATCGTCGACGGGAAGGAGGCCGAGCACCTCGCCTCCGCGGCGGTGAAGGAGCGCAAGGAGCTGTCCTACCCCAAATGGGCGAAGCGGGTGACGAAGGTGCTGCGCGCCTACGAGGACCTGCTCTGGCCCACCCTGTTCATCGTCGGCGGCGGGATCAGCCGCAAGGGCCACAAGTGGGTGCCGCTGCTGGAGAACCGCACCCCGGTGGTGCAGGCGAAGCTGCGCAACACCGCGGGCATCGTCGGCGCCGCGATGGCCGCCGACCAGGGGCTGCGCCCCTGA
- the cei gene encoding envelope integrity protein Cei — protein MPRHRRIEARRPGRGPYLIIVGVLAAAMIAGWTLVALRGPDHAPVACERPETGLTVASTRLLGEAVAPPAEVPVRVLNANGEAGEATAVAEQLAELGFGRHPEEAAGNDPVIAAQDLDCHGQLRFGADAIGRAGTLHLLLPCFELVQDRRIDGTVDVALGRGFDGLDDSAPVRAVLEALNAGEEPDPALTRDLPAATC, from the coding sequence GTGCCCCGCCACCGCAGAATCGAAGCCCGCCGGCCCGGCCGGGGGCCCTACCTCATCATCGTCGGCGTGCTCGCCGCGGCCATGATCGCCGGCTGGACGCTGGTCGCCCTGCGCGGCCCGGACCACGCCCCGGTGGCCTGCGAACGCCCGGAGACCGGCCTGACCGTGGCCTCCACCCGGCTCCTCGGCGAGGCGGTGGCCCCGCCGGCGGAGGTGCCGGTGCGGGTGCTCAACGCCAACGGGGAGGCCGGGGAGGCCACCGCGGTGGCCGAGCAGCTCGCCGAACTGGGCTTCGGCCGGCACCCGGAGGAGGCCGCCGGCAATGACCCGGTGATCGCCGCGCAGGACCTGGACTGCCATGGCCAGCTGCGCTTCGGCGCCGACGCCATCGGCCGGGCGGGCACCCTGCACCTGCTGCTGCCCTGCTTCGAGCTGGTGCAGGACCGCCGGATCGACGGCACCGTGGACGTGGCCCTGGGCCGCGGCTTCGACGGCCTCGACGACTCCGCCCCGGTGCGCGCGGTGCTGGAGGCGCTCAACGCCGGCGAGGAGCCCGACCCGGCGCTGACCCGGGATCTGCCCGCGGCGACCTGCTAG
- a CDS encoding siderophore ABC transporter substrate-binding protein, with protein sequence MNTLLRRPLAALAATALGLGLVACGDDDPAGADDAGAAAGGETRTIVDNDGEKTVPAEPAHVVATDNRLFRTLEDFGVELAAAPKKLLPPTSGYADDDSVVDLGNHREPDLEAVVAAEPDLILNGQRFGQYKDDLARLAPDAALVDLDVREDEPLADELIRQTEVLGEIFGKEERAAELVDGFRAAIDRARSAYDPEQTVLGVITSGGDVNYSAPGVGRAVGPVFDMLDLTPALEVDDATHDHMGDDISVEAIAEANPDWLLVMDRDAAVKGDDPESRPAAELISASPALARVDAVTADRIAYMPAYTYLDESIQTYTEFLNQLAEQLERASA encoded by the coding sequence GTGAACACCCTCCTGCGCCGCCCGCTCGCCGCGCTCGCCGCGACGGCCCTCGGCCTCGGCCTCGTCGCCTGCGGCGACGATGACCCCGCCGGGGCCGACGACGCCGGAGCCGCCGCCGGCGGCGAGACCCGCACCATCGTCGACAACGACGGGGAGAAGACCGTCCCCGCCGAACCGGCCCATGTGGTGGCCACCGACAACCGGCTCTTCCGCACCCTGGAGGACTTCGGGGTGGAGCTGGCTGCCGCCCCGAAGAAGCTGCTGCCGCCCACCAGCGGCTACGCCGACGATGACTCGGTCGTCGATCTCGGCAACCACCGGGAACCCGATCTGGAGGCCGTGGTCGCCGCGGAACCGGATCTCATCCTCAACGGCCAGCGCTTCGGCCAGTACAAGGACGATCTCGCCCGCCTGGCCCCGGACGCCGCCCTGGTCGACCTCGACGTCCGCGAGGACGAGCCGCTGGCCGATGAGCTGATCCGGCAGACCGAGGTGCTCGGCGAGATCTTCGGCAAGGAGGAGCGCGCCGCCGAACTCGTCGACGGGTTCCGCGCCGCCATCGACCGCGCCAGGTCCGCCTACGACCCGGAGCAGACCGTGCTCGGCGTGATCACCTCCGGCGGGGACGTCAACTACTCCGCACCCGGCGTGGGCCGCGCCGTAGGCCCCGTCTTCGACATGCTGGATCTCACCCCGGCGCTCGAGGTCGACGACGCCACCCACGACCACATGGGCGATGACATCTCCGTGGAGGCGATCGCCGAGGCGAACCCGGACTGGCTGCTGGTGATGGACCGCGACGCCGCGGTCAAGGGCGACGACCCCGAGTCCCGGCCCGCCGCGGAGCTCATCTCCGCCTCCCCGGCCCTGGCCCGGGTGGACGCGGTCACCGCCGACCGGATCGCCTACATGCCCGCATACACCTACCTCGACGAGTCCATCCAGACCTACACCGAGTTCCTCAACCAGCTGGCCGAGCAGCTGGAGCGGGCCTCGGCGTAG
- a CDS encoding DUF4193 domain-containing protein: MAVDYDTPRTREEEEPQADSLEGLQAAAAEQRVADDDEGEIVEPFELPGADLSGEELQVSVIPRREDEFTCGSCFLVQHRSMIAHDPGDGFPICRDCA, encoded by the coding sequence ATGGCAGTCGATTACGATACCCCGCGCACGCGTGAGGAGGAGGAGCCCCAGGCCGACTCCCTGGAGGGCCTCCAGGCCGCCGCCGCGGAGCAGCGGGTCGCCGACGATGACGAGGGCGAGATCGTGGAGCCCTTCGAGCTGCCCGGTGCGGACCTCTCCGGCGAGGAGCTGCAGGTCTCCGTGATCCCCCGCCGCGAGGACGAGTTCACCTGCGGCTCCTGCTTCCTGGTGCAGCACCGCTCCATGATCGCGCACGACCCGGGCGACGGGTTCCCGATCTGCCGCGACTGCGCCTGA
- a CDS encoding DUF3159 domain-containing protein, producing the protein MTRPDPGAAAPGAGEGPAPLLEQMGGVSGLVASTVPVAVLVPVNAAWGLGPALAAAVAVALGVFLWRLSRRETLQPAVSGLFAVLIGAGIAFLVGDAKGYFLYGIWYSAVAAVAFAASMLLRRPAVGLIWEGISGRGAAWLARRRIRGAYQVATGAWTAVFAARFAVQQGFYNAGDVTWLGIARILMGWPLTGLVLLITVWAIRLARALEEAAEAAEAGGAAGAPATEQGRTP; encoded by the coding sequence GTGACCCGACCCGACCCCGGGGCGGCCGCGCCGGGGGCGGGGGAGGGCCCCGCCCCGCTGCTGGAGCAGATGGGCGGGGTCTCCGGGCTGGTCGCCTCCACCGTGCCGGTGGCGGTGCTGGTCCCGGTCAACGCCGCCTGGGGCCTGGGCCCGGCGCTGGCCGCCGCGGTGGCGGTGGCGCTGGGGGTGTTCCTGTGGCGACTGAGCCGCCGGGAGACCCTGCAGCCGGCCGTCTCCGGGCTCTTCGCCGTGCTCATCGGCGCCGGGATCGCCTTCCTGGTCGGCGACGCCAAGGGCTACTTCCTCTACGGCATCTGGTACTCCGCGGTCGCCGCGGTGGCCTTCGCCGCCTCGATGCTGCTGCGCCGCCCGGCGGTGGGCCTCATCTGGGAGGGGATCAGCGGCCGGGGCGCGGCCTGGCTCGCCCGACGCCGGATCCGGGGCGCCTACCAGGTGGCCACCGGGGCGTGGACCGCGGTCTTCGCCGCCCGCTTCGCCGTGCAGCAGGGCTTCTACAACGCCGGGGACGTCACCTGGCTGGGCATCGCCCGGATCCTGATGGGCTGGCCGCTCACCGGGCTGGTGCTGCTGATCACGGTGTGGGCGATCCGGCTGGCCCGGGCCCTGGAGGAGGCCGCCGAGGCCGCAGAGGCCGGGGGCGCCGCCGGGGCCCCGGCCACCGAGCAGGGGAGGACCCCATGA
- a CDS encoding iron chelate uptake ABC transporter family permease subunit: MSAPAAPARRSSGPLPTAAARRRYLAVVLVLAALAAAAGFGILAWDNPMPAGSRGWRIIAGMRAADLAVIALVAFCQATATVAFQTVTRNRILTPSIMGFESLYVLVQTAAVFALGAAGATAVRGSWQFLGQVALMVGFAALLYGWLLTGARGDIQVMLLVGIILGAGLGATATFLQRLLTPSDFDVLTARLIGSLANADIAHLPLSAALAGAAGMALYARSRRLNALALGAPVAVNLGLRERRETIIVLLLVSVLMAVSTALVGPMTFLGFLVAMLAYQLADTHDHRLVLPVAWLTGLTVLAGAYFLLRHVFYAEGSVGIIIEVVGGTAFLLHVMRKGRL; this comes from the coding sequence ATGAGCGCCCCGGCCGCCCCGGCCCGGCGCTCCAGCGGGCCGCTGCCCACCGCCGCCGCCCGCCGGCGCTACCTCGCCGTGGTCCTCGTGCTCGCGGCGCTCGCCGCCGCCGCCGGATTCGGCATCCTCGCCTGGGACAACCCGATGCCCGCGGGCAGCCGCGGCTGGCGGATCATCGCCGGCATGCGCGCCGCCGACCTGGCGGTGATCGCCCTGGTCGCCTTCTGCCAGGCCACCGCCACGGTGGCCTTCCAGACGGTGACCCGCAACCGGATCCTCACCCCCTCCATCATGGGCTTCGAGTCGCTCTACGTGCTGGTGCAGACCGCAGCGGTATTCGCCCTCGGCGCCGCCGGGGCCACCGCGGTGCGCGGCAGCTGGCAGTTCCTCGGCCAGGTGGCGCTGATGGTGGGCTTCGCCGCGCTGCTCTACGGCTGGCTGCTCACCGGCGCCCGCGGCGACATCCAGGTGATGCTGCTGGTCGGCATCATCCTCGGCGCCGGACTCGGTGCCACCGCCACCTTCCTGCAGCGGCTGCTCACCCCGAGCGACTTCGACGTGCTCACCGCCCGGCTCATCGGGTCGCTGGCCAACGCCGACATCGCCCATCTGCCGCTGTCCGCGGCCCTGGCCGGCGCTGCCGGGATGGCGCTCTACGCCCGCTCCCGGCGGCTCAACGCGCTCGCCCTGGGCGCCCCGGTGGCGGTGAACCTGGGCCTGCGCGAGCGCCGGGAGACCATCATCGTGCTGCTGCTGGTCTCGGTGCTGATGGCGGTGTCCACCGCCCTGGTCGGGCCGATGACCTTCCTCGGCTTCCTGGTGGCGATGCTCGCCTACCAGCTCGCCGACACCCACGACCACCGGCTGGTGCTGCCGGTGGCCTGGCTCACCGGCCTCACCGTGCTCGCCGGGGCGTACTTCCTGCTCCGGCACGTCTTCTACGCCGAGGGCTCGGTGGGCATCATCATCGAGGTGGTCGGCGGCACCGCCTTCCTCCTCCACGTCATGCGAAAGGGGCGGCTGTGA